One window of Desulfovibrio sp. genomic DNA carries:
- a CDS encoding type IV secretion protein IcmB: MLDSLVHGIDRGIRALSETFYGPVGSYCKLETVDRGVLVADDGSLITVLRLEGALKQVGVDEYATIVRGLTEKLQSTLSRPGHCIQVVFEYDPEASGGRIREMLLPSRRTAQNLGLHIGPLLENWGQALERYCSHETCWMILWTRPGVLSEGLRKTALQERAASMRKAPMQPGCQQISAAIAALHDAHSGFVTGVLDAFRQEELLLYPLTPHEALRDIRICVDPEFTSREWLARIPGDALPLRLPDPQYEGGARSSALLHNVIYPDFKTQLWPREGHLLSRSAITVGDRVFGPLIMTLMPQTPKPFQEFFRVLSRRDERLPYRMSFLLEPGGLHMGMKPLLSGILAFASSDNKRFNNAVAALTALDLGGVCSVKFRICCGTWATIGTAGLSEKEAHLQLRRRMAELTKAIQGWGTTDVSEAVGDPLLGLAATVPAMMPSSPAPITAAPLQEAIGMLPLRSASPWKEGSLLLRTQDGKLFPFAPNSSEQAAWIDLGVAPMGGGKSVFLNAMNFAFVTQAGLSRLPWVSIIDVGPSSSGLITLIQENLPEGKKHMAAYHRLRMTEDFAINPFDTPLGCRQPLPSHMAFLVNLLTLLCTPLENTPPDKDVPGLVRRAIELAYEELSDKHQPRLYQSNVLPELHELLMCENIVLNAMPSWWEVVDALFERGFVHEAIQAQRYAVPLLGDLTTQINQNQGILNTYEEKTRREAWRSILDAITAYAVLKEPTRFDLGDAQIVSLDLDEVATRGGPAAERQSAVMYMLARHVLGARFFLMPDDVKLMPERYQDYHAERIEAIREDPKRICYDEAHRVTKNTSVSGQLEADMTTMARESRKWNLSIGLYTQSIDDIPKIIIELATTIVILGAGTDDSIKDMAERFGLNGSCRHALGHLGKPGPAGANLVALFRTGAGKSQLVLSLTIGGQALWAFSTTTEDVAIRNHLYKRMEPAEALRRLAARFPGGSAKSEVERRRRQVTDQSGADDAVVNVIQEIVHEIANSVRTS, encoded by the coding sequence ATGTTGGACTCCCTCGTACACGGCATTGATCGCGGTATCCGCGCCTTATCCGAAACTTTTTACGGCCCGGTGGGCAGCTACTGCAAGCTGGAAACGGTAGACAGGGGCGTACTGGTGGCCGATGACGGCAGCCTGATTACTGTCTTGCGTCTGGAAGGGGCACTCAAACAGGTGGGGGTGGATGAATATGCCACCATCGTGCGCGGCCTGACGGAAAAACTGCAATCCACGCTTTCGAGGCCAGGTCACTGCATTCAGGTGGTGTTTGAATACGACCCAGAAGCCAGCGGAGGGCGTATCCGCGAAATGTTGCTGCCCTCGCGCCGCACTGCCCAAAACCTTGGGCTGCACATCGGCCCCTTGCTGGAAAATTGGGGGCAGGCTCTTGAACGGTATTGTTCGCATGAAACCTGCTGGATGATCTTGTGGACGCGGCCCGGCGTTCTGTCGGAGGGCTTGCGCAAAACCGCGCTCCAGGAACGTGCCGCTTCCATGCGCAAAGCGCCCATGCAGCCGGGTTGCCAGCAGATTTCTGCCGCCATTGCCGCCTTGCATGATGCACATAGCGGTTTTGTGACCGGTGTGTTGGACGCCTTTCGGCAAGAAGAGCTTCTGCTCTATCCGCTGACGCCACATGAGGCGTTGCGGGACATCCGCATCTGCGTTGACCCGGAGTTCACCAGCAGAGAGTGGCTGGCTCGCATTCCGGGGGACGCCTTACCTCTACGCCTGCCTGATCCTCAATATGAAGGGGGTGCGCGCTCATCTGCGCTTTTGCATAATGTAATTTACCCAGATTTCAAAACCCAGCTCTGGCCGCGTGAGGGGCATTTGCTTTCCCGCAGTGCCATTACGGTGGGGGATCGGGTGTTCGGCCCGCTCATCATGACCCTCATGCCTCAGACTCCCAAGCCCTTTCAGGAGTTCTTCCGGGTGCTGTCGCGGCGGGATGAACGCCTGCCGTACCGCATGTCGTTTTTGCTGGAGCCGGGCGGCCTGCACATGGGCATGAAGCCTCTGCTTTCGGGCATTCTGGCCTTTGCCAGTTCGGACAACAAACGCTTCAATAATGCGGTGGCAGCCCTGACCGCTTTGGATTTGGGAGGGGTGTGCAGTGTGAAGTTCCGCATCTGCTGCGGGACTTGGGCAACTATTGGCACGGCGGGGCTTTCGGAAAAAGAGGCCCACCTGCAACTGCGGCGGCGCATGGCAGAACTCACCAAGGCCATTCAGGGCTGGGGCACCACGGACGTGTCCGAAGCCGTGGGCGATCCGCTGCTGGGCCTTGCTGCCACAGTGCCCGCCATGATGCCGTCAAGCCCGGCTCCGATCACTGCGGCTCCCTTGCAGGAGGCCATCGGCATGTTGCCGCTGCGCTCTGCCTCGCCCTGGAAGGAAGGTTCGCTCCTGCTGCGCACCCAGGACGGCAAGCTTTTTCCCTTTGCGCCCAATTCTTCGGAACAGGCGGCATGGATTGATTTGGGGGTAGCCCCAATGGGCGGGGGGAAATCGGTGTTCCTCAACGCCATGAACTTCGCCTTTGTAACCCAGGCCGGGCTTTCGCGCCTGCCGTGGGTCTCCATTATCGACGTAGGCCCATCCAGTTCGGGATTAATCACGCTTATTCAGGAGAATCTGCCGGAAGGCAAAAAGCACATGGCAGCCTATCACCGGCTGCGCATGACCGAAGACTTCGCCATCAATCCTTTTGATACGCCGCTGGGCTGCCGCCAACCGCTGCCATCGCACATGGCCTTTCTGGTCAACCTGCTGACCCTGCTGTGTACCCCGCTGGAAAATACGCCACCGGACAAGGATGTGCCGGGGCTGGTACGCAGGGCCATTGAACTGGCCTATGAGGAGCTGTCGGACAAGCATCAGCCAAGACTGTACCAGTCCAATGTGCTGCCGGAACTCCATGAATTGCTGATGTGCGAAAACATCGTGCTGAACGCCATGCCCTCCTGGTGGGAGGTGGTAGACGCTCTCTTTGAACGCGGTTTTGTGCATGAAGCCATTCAGGCACAACGCTATGCCGTGCCGCTGCTGGGCGACCTCACCACACAGATCAACCAGAATCAGGGCATCCTCAATACCTATGAAGAAAAAACCCGGCGTGAGGCCTGGCGTTCGATTCTCGACGCCATCACCGCCTATGCCGTGCTGAAAGAACCCACGCGCTTTGATTTGGGTGACGCGCAGATCGTCAGCCTTGATCTGGATGAAGTGGCCACACGCGGCGGGCCTGCTGCGGAGCGGCAATCTGCCGTCATGTACATGCTGGCGCGGCATGTGCTGGGGGCGCGGTTCTTCCTTATGCCTGATGACGTGAAGCTCATGCCGGAACGCTATCAAGACTACCACGCCGAACGCATTGAAGCCATTCGGGAAGATCCAAAAAGGATTTGTTACGACGAAGCGCATCGCGTGACCAAAAACACCTCCGTCTCAGGCCAGCTTGAAGCGGATATGACCACAATGGCGCGGGAATCGCGCAAATGGAACCTTTCCATCGGTCTGTATACGCAGTCCATCGACGATATTCCGAAAATCATCATTGAACTGGCTACTACCATCGTCATTCTTGGAGCTGGAACGGATGACAGCATCAAGGACATGGCCGAACGCTTTGGCTTGAACGGTTCTTGCCGTCATGCGCTTGGGCACTTGGGCAAACCCGGCCCGGCTGGTGCCAATCTGGTGGCACTTTTTCGCACGGGTGCCGGTAAATCACAACTGGTGCTTAGCCTGACCATCGGCGGACAAGCCCTGTGGGCCTTCTCCACCACCACGGAAGACGTGGCTATCCGCAATCATCTCTACAAACGCATGGAACCTGCTGAAGCCTTGCGGCGTCTGGCGGCCCGTTTTCCGGGTGGCTCGGCAAAGTCCGAGGTGGAACGCCGCCGCCGTCAGGTCACTGACCAGTCCGGTGCCGACGATGCCGTGGTCAACGTGATTCAGGAAATCGTCCACGAAATCGCCAACTCTGTGAGGACATCATGA
- a CDS encoding DotI/IcmL/TraM family protein — MNWFKKKKPLPEDVQPAQPSEMVETMAEASESPPPTYTAETIIGGLGWYRSQYQRAMKLAVGLVLVLIVCIAVIALLIVRQPTPRYFAATPDLRLAPLIPLDKPVLSQQGLLNWVTETISNAVSLDFLEWREKLSNTRENFEEAAYKSFLAALQSSGILDMIRDKRLSASAVVTRAPVISASGLVGGIMTWKVEFPLILSYESSQGVESTQRLMATVLVARASTVLTPRGVVIQQVVLKRGE; from the coding sequence ATGAACTGGTTCAAAAAGAAAAAACCTTTACCGGAAGATGTGCAGCCAGCACAGCCTTCGGAAATGGTAGAAACAATGGCAGAGGCAAGCGAAAGCCCGCCTCCGACCTACACTGCCGAAACCATCATTGGCGGCTTGGGCTGGTATCGCAGTCAGTACCAACGCGCCATGAAATTGGCCGTGGGACTGGTGCTCGTACTCATTGTGTGCATTGCGGTCATTGCTTTGCTCATCGTCCGGCAGCCCACACCACGCTATTTTGCGGCAACGCCCGATCTTCGCCTGGCTCCGCTCATTCCTCTGGATAAGCCAGTTCTCAGCCAGCAAGGGCTTTTGAATTGGGTCACAGAAACCATCAGCAATGCTGTGTCTTTGGATTTTCTGGAATGGCGGGAAAAACTCTCTAATACCAGAGAAAACTTTGAAGAGGCAGCCTACAAATCATTTCTGGCGGCCCTCCAATCTTCCGGCATTCTGGACATGATCCGCGACAAGCGGCTTTCCGCCTCTGCCGTGGTCACTCGTGCCCCGGTCATCAGCGCATCGGGCCTGGTGGGCGGCATCATGACTTGGAAGGTCGAGTTCCCCCTCATCCTTTCCTACGAATCCAGTCAGGGTGTGGAAAGCACCCAGCGTCTCATGGCCACGGTGCTGGTGGCCCGCGCATCCACAGTGCTCACGCCGCGCGGCGTGGTCATTCAGCAAGTTGTGCTGAAGAGGGGGGAATAA
- a CDS encoding DotG/IcmE/VirB10 family protein: MSVTSTEKKRRFVMFALLGVAVTVVLAVGYMALFAPKKPSASATLASARTDSVKGQAGGEGSEEYNKKLEAHDQQKANSALAAGESFIPTPVGTKTPAVTRKQDTPPPPPPVTPPRVAPIQAPRTDNTLQKRMLEDLAALDAKLSSVSVEQGKVVFVHDFSKDKPLPAPAFVSSDGESLASNTLTLKPGDLLYAVIDTGVNSDVPSAVMATVASGKLKNARLLGKFQRFEERLVLAFTRVILPDGSDAQIEGYAVDPATSEASVASSVDTHFFSRWGGLIATAFLEGLSNAKKYSGAQSTIYGSYGGGMNGQTTDQMVWNTYSPADQAWIAAGKVGEKAGKIFEKNFERPPTVYLESGTVVGILVLNVKAR; the protein is encoded by the coding sequence ATGAGCGTCACCAGCACGGAAAAGAAACGCCGTTTCGTCATGTTCGCCCTTTTGGGAGTGGCTGTGACCGTTGTCCTTGCGGTGGGCTACATGGCGCTGTTCGCGCCGAAAAAGCCTTCGGCTTCGGCCACGCTGGCCTCGGCCCGCACGGATTCCGTCAAAGGGCAGGCGGGCGGTGAAGGCTCGGAAGAGTACAACAAAAAGCTGGAAGCTCACGACCAGCAAAAGGCCAACAGTGCCCTTGCAGCGGGCGAGAGCTTTATTCCCACGCCTGTGGGCACCAAAACCCCGGCAGTAACACGAAAGCAAGACACACCCCCGCCTCCCCCGCCGGTCACGCCTCCGCGTGTGGCTCCTATACAGGCTCCGCGCACGGACAACACCCTGCAAAAAAGGATGTTGGAAGACCTAGCGGCTCTGGATGCCAAATTATCCTCGGTATCTGTGGAACAGGGAAAAGTCGTTTTTGTGCATGATTTTTCCAAGGACAAACCCCTCCCTGCCCCTGCGTTTGTGTCCAGCGATGGGGAGTCACTGGCATCCAACACTCTGACTTTGAAGCCTGGCGATCTTCTCTACGCCGTCATCGACACTGGCGTAAATTCTGACGTTCCTTCTGCCGTCATGGCCACGGTGGCTTCGGGCAAGCTCAAAAACGCACGTCTCCTTGGCAAGTTTCAGCGTTTTGAAGAACGGCTGGTACTCGCCTTCACCAGAGTCATTCTGCCGGATGGTTCGGATGCCCAGATTGAGGGCTATGCGGTTGACCCGGCCACGTCTGAAGCCTCTGTGGCCTCTTCGGTGGATACGCATTTCTTCAGCCGCTGGGGAGGGCTTATTGCCACGGCCTTTCTGGAAGGTCTGTCCAACGCCAAAAAGTACAGCGGCGCACAGAGCACCATCTACGGAAGCTATGGGGGCGGGATGAACGGCCAAACCACGGATCAGATGGTCTGGAACACTTATAGCCCTGCGGATCAGGCCTGGATTGCGGCGGGCAAGGTGGGAGAAAAGGCCGGGAAAATCTTTGAGAAGAATTTTGAGCGGCCTCCCACGGTCTACCTGGAAAGCGGTACGGTGGTGGGCATTCTTGTGCTCAACGTGAAGGCGAGGTGA
- a CDS encoding helix-turn-helix domain-containing protein: MQTFAPRGRIHGPILPQFVLETSISFGAKIMYALLCNYASDNDRCWPSQAKLAARLSCSVSSVKKYLAELVGIKLVHVRREQYRSSVYYMLEPAALKSVSQEANPACRQADSACPQPKVGYINTLNKQREIQNPPLPPVRSALPDFAASPLPSVSGGGGVSVSNFEKVWELYPKKEAKGLARSAWLRLQREGLLPPLSRIESSIRHFMTSETWQREQGRFVPQMSNWLKGQRWLDDDVMAAANEAEARQRSVAALQAMQQKEEANNAARAREREALRPRFDAFAKSFQIHDKPWIRPMAFGLWMHLHNTHRAPTPSDVPADNQLGIGEFLQAFKRRCEEAAWRKPVVPERTAQTAFGAFTEPRGNKLTAFGALLPHHPMFSRQPVSPALARAM; this comes from the coding sequence ATGCAGACATTTGCACCAAGAGGACGGATTCACGGGCCGATTTTACCGCAATTTGTGTTGGAAACCTCAATCAGTTTTGGAGCCAAAATTATGTATGCCCTGCTGTGCAATTACGCTTCGGACAACGACCGCTGCTGGCCCTCCCAGGCCAAGCTGGCCGCTCGGCTTTCGTGCAGTGTGAGCAGCGTTAAGAAGTACCTGGCCGAGCTGGTAGGAATCAAGCTCGTGCATGTTCGGCGTGAGCAATACCGCTCATCCGTTTATTATATGTTGGAACCGGCTGCGTTGAAGTCGGTAAGCCAAGAGGCAAATCCTGCCTGCCGTCAGGCAGACTCTGCCTGCCCACAGCCAAAAGTTGGCTACATAAATACTCTTAACAAGCAAAGAGAAATACAAAATCCCCCCTTACCCCCCGTGCGTTCTGCGTTGCCAGATTTTGCGGCCTCGCCTCTACCTTCCGTGTCAGGGGGAGGGGGTGTGTCTGTCTCTAATTTTGAAAAAGTATGGGAACTCTACCCCAAAAAAGAGGCCAAGGGCCTTGCCCGTTCTGCCTGGCTACGTCTCCAGCGAGAGGGCTTGTTGCCGCCTTTGTCTCGAATTGAATCCAGCATCAGGCATTTCATGACCTCGGAGACCTGGCAGCGTGAACAAGGCCGCTTTGTGCCGCAGATGAGCAACTGGCTAAAAGGTCAGCGTTGGCTGGATGATGACGTGATGGCAGCCGCCAATGAGGCAGAAGCCAGACAGCGATCTGTCGCTGCCCTTCAGGCTATGCAGCAAAAAGAGGAAGCCAACAATGCTGCACGAGCCAGAGAGCGCGAAGCTCTCAGACCCCGCTTTGATGCCTTTGCCAAGAGCTTTCAAATTCACGACAAGCCCTGGATCAGGCCAATGGCCTTTGGTCTGTGGATGCACCTGCACAACACACATCGTGCGCCCACGCCTTCTGACGTGCCTGCCGACAATCAGCTTGGTATTGGCGAATTTCTGCAAGCCTTCAAGCGGCGTTGCGAAGAAGCGGCATGGCGGAAACCTGTCGTGCCGGAACGCACGGCACAGACCGCGTTTGGGGCGTTCACTGAGCCACGAGGCAACAAGCTCACCGCCTTCGGTGCTCTCTTGCCGCATCACCCAATGTTTTCACGACAGCCTGTGTCTCCGGCCCTGGCCAGAGCCATGTGA
- a CDS encoding bifunctional riboflavin kinase/FAD synthetase, with protein MIIARTFDDLEGVLNGSCLTIGNFDGVHLAHQKLLARVRERAKALNLVSLAVTFEPHPRRVLLAKNDPPRLTTPEVKLELIAASGIEACLVLQFTRAFAALEPEEFVRECLVRDLGMRELIIGHDWAFGKGRRGGYETLSALGRDMGFVVERLAPVLVEDAVVSSTRIRDMLTAGDVWDARTLLGRFHKVRGEVIHGADRGGKLLGFPTANVNVTDQLLPKTGVYAVWVTKGEQTWSGVANIGMNPTFGGDHLSVEAHIFDYSGDLYGKAVDLHLVQRLRSEKKFSGVEELKARIAEDVKLARRILAEPEAGL; from the coding sequence ATGATCATAGCCCGAACATTCGACGATCTCGAAGGCGTCCTCAACGGCAGCTGTCTTACGATAGGCAACTTCGACGGCGTGCATCTGGCCCATCAGAAACTTCTGGCTCGCGTTCGCGAGAGGGCAAAGGCCTTGAATCTCGTGAGCCTGGCCGTCACCTTCGAGCCCCATCCAAGACGCGTGCTTCTGGCCAAGAACGATCCTCCCCGTCTCACCACGCCGGAGGTCAAGCTCGAGCTCATTGCGGCCAGCGGTATCGAGGCCTGCCTGGTGCTGCAGTTCACCCGCGCCTTTGCCGCCTTGGAACCCGAGGAGTTCGTTCGTGAGTGCCTGGTGCGCGATCTTGGCATGCGCGAGCTGATCATCGGCCACGACTGGGCCTTTGGGAAGGGGCGTCGGGGCGGGTATGAAACCCTCTCCGCTCTGGGCAGGGACATGGGGTTTGTTGTGGAGCGTCTTGCTCCGGTCCTGGTTGAGGACGCAGTGGTCAGCTCAACCCGCATCCGTGATATGCTCACCGCCGGAGACGTTTGGGATGCCAGAACCTTGCTTGGCAGGTTCCACAAGGTTCGCGGCGAGGTGATCCATGGTGCGGACAGGGGCGGAAAGCTCCTGGGTTTTCCCACTGCAAACGTCAATGTCACGGATCAGCTTCTCCCCAAAACGGGAGTGTACGCGGTTTGGGTCACCAAGGGTGAGCAGACGTGGTCAGGTGTGGCCAACATCGGCATGAATCCCACCTTTGGTGGCGACCACTTGAGTGTGGAGGCGCATATCTTCGACTATTCGGGCGATCTCTACGGCAAGGCCGTGGACCTGCATCTGGTGCAGCGCCTGCGCAGCGAGAAAAAGTTCTCTGGCGTGGAAGAACTCAAGGCCCGCATTGCCGAAGACGTGAAGCTGGCCAGGAGAATTCTGGCCGAACCAGAGGCCGGGCTTTAA
- a CDS encoding ABC transporter substrate-binding protein — MPLRILLTVLVLISLACKAFAADPILIGGIFAESGPTAEIGTATRLVAEMALKEINDKGGVMGRPLKLIAYDTQSTPEVALRMARQLVESDKVLALIGPTSTGEGMAVKKYTEEQKVPAIMTVGGDAIVAGGKYGPFTWTFKVPQRTNTAVEKIFAHLKAKGLTKVALLTAKDPFGQDGLEALKTLAAKHGMTIVAEEGIDSKGADFSAEAFKVAMAKPQAVVIWTIGPAAAIAAKNLSELPGDKPVVVESHGIAGPNFLKLAGAGAEGVLMPATKLMVAQGLAASDPQKAVIESFVKNYEGAGLQSKFPMNTHSGYAADALTLLVEGLKKAGKAEQAELREALENLKGVVAISGVYNVTPEDHNGLATDSLVMVQVKGGKFVEAK; from the coding sequence ATGCCGCTTCGAATCCTGCTCACTGTCCTGGTCTTGATTAGCCTGGCGTGCAAAGCATTTGCCGCTGATCCCATTCTCATCGGCGGCATCTTCGCCGAATCCGGCCCAACCGCGGAGATCGGTACGGCCACGCGCCTGGTAGCCGAGATGGCCCTCAAGGAAATTAACGACAAAGGCGGGGTCATGGGCAGGCCGCTCAAGCTCATCGCCTACGACACCCAGTCCACCCCCGAAGTGGCGCTGCGCATGGCCCGCCAGTTGGTTGAGTCCGACAAGGTGCTGGCCTTGATCGGCCCCACCTCCACTGGTGAGGGCATGGCCGTGAAGAAGTACACCGAGGAGCAGAAGGTTCCGGCCATAATGACCGTGGGTGGCGACGCCATCGTTGCCGGAGGCAAGTACGGCCCCTTCACGTGGACGTTCAAGGTGCCCCAGCGCACCAACACGGCCGTGGAGAAAATCTTCGCGCACCTGAAGGCGAAAGGCTTGACCAAGGTGGCCCTGCTCACCGCCAAGGATCCCTTCGGCCAGGACGGGCTTGAGGCCCTGAAGACCCTTGCGGCCAAGCACGGAATGACCATCGTGGCCGAGGAGGGGATCGACTCCAAGGGTGCTGATTTCTCGGCCGAGGCATTCAAAGTGGCCATGGCCAAACCCCAGGCTGTCGTGATCTGGACCATCGGCCCAGCCGCGGCCATCGCGGCAAAGAACCTCTCAGAATTGCCGGGAGACAAGCCCGTTGTCGTGGAATCCCACGGCATCGCAGGCCCCAACTTCCTCAAACTGGCCGGAGCCGGGGCCGAAGGTGTGCTCATGCCCGCAACCAAGCTCATGGTCGCCCAGGGTCTGGCCGCCTCCGATCCGCAAAAAGCCGTGATCGAGTCTTTCGTAAAAAACTACGAAGGCGCCGGGCTCCAGTCCAAGTTTCCCATGAACACCCACTCCGGTTACGCGGCCGACGCCCTGACGCTTCTAGTGGAAGGTTTGAAAAAAGCCGGAAAGGCAGAGCAGGCCGAGCTGCGCGAGGCCCTGGAGAACCTGAAGGGCGTGGTGGCCATCTCTGGCGTGTACAACGTCACGCCGGAGGACCACAACGGACTGGCCACTGACTCGCTGGTCATGGTCCAGGTGAAAGGCGGGAAGTTCGTGGAGGCTAAGTAG
- a CDS encoding branched-chain amino acid ABC transporter permease, which produces MALGAFLPNVHLLTLNQHLFLAANVLALNFSLGLGGQASMATGAFCGLGAYASVILHGLWPQGTLVIVPAVALFAYVCAAGVSKPLEKLGEGFLAMATLCLCLIFVNLILTFTPLTGGSNGMMVSAHPSLPFLGELKGDRATFAALLALLALGGYLFTALRHSRQGRALLACKDDALAASSCGIDRVSTRALSFGVGGALSAMAGMILANSTGFISPGQFDLGLSLKTLLFLVIGGPGRLVRPLLAVVVLESLLAWFHALGEATVLVHGLILTTALIAGYWRETGRLRLLPR; this is translated from the coding sequence ATGGCCCTGGGCGCCTTCCTGCCCAACGTGCATCTGCTGACCTTGAACCAGCACCTTTTCCTGGCCGCCAACGTGCTCGCCCTCAACTTCAGCCTTGGCCTCGGCGGGCAGGCGTCCATGGCAACCGGCGCCTTCTGTGGCCTGGGCGCCTACGCCTCGGTCATCCTGCACGGCCTGTGGCCCCAGGGAACTCTTGTAATCGTTCCCGCGGTAGCCCTGTTCGCCTATGTTTGCGCGGCCGGAGTGAGCAAACCCCTGGAAAAACTCGGCGAAGGCTTCTTGGCCATGGCCACGCTGTGTTTGTGCCTTATTTTCGTCAACCTGATCCTGACCTTCACCCCGTTAACCGGCGGGTCCAACGGCATGATGGTTTCTGCCCATCCCTCCCTGCCGTTTCTCGGCGAACTGAAAGGAGACCGGGCCACCTTCGCTGCCCTTCTCGCTTTGCTTGCGCTCGGAGGATATCTCTTCACCGCATTGCGCCATTCGCGCCAGGGAAGGGCCCTTCTCGCCTGCAAGGACGACGCCCTGGCCGCGTCCAGCTGCGGCATAGACCGCGTTTCCACCCGGGCACTCTCCTTTGGAGTGGGAGGAGCGTTGTCCGCCATGGCCGGGATGATCCTGGCCAACTCCACTGGTTTTATTAGCCCAGGTCAATTCGACCTGGGGCTTTCGCTCAAAACGCTTCTCTTCCTGGTTATCGGCGGTCCAGGCCGTCTTGTTCGCCCCCTGCTAGCCGTGGTGGTTCTGGAATCCCTGTTGGCCTGGTTCCATGCCCTGGGCGAGGCAACGGTGCTGGTGCACGGCCTCATCCTGACCACCGCCCTTATCGCCGGGTACTGGCGCGAGACCGGAAGGCTGCGTCTGTTGCCCAGATAG
- a CDS encoding branched-chain amino acid ABC transporter permease, which produces MLALYLAQAVNSGLALGAVYGLMALGFSLVYNSSRLINFAQGELLLLGGLVLYSLSQALELGPVTALLATGVFGFVLGQVLYATTLGMTLTAQPLRQLMLTVAASLVWQGAAILIWGKNPLKLEQFVVLPPFRLGAFFLSANTVTSLVLAVASVATLSAFLTLTRTGRAIRAVSMNALAARLQGVNPVRAQALSFALSGMLAALAAMAIGPQTMLRYDMGFGLGLKGFVAATLGGYSSLSRVFAGGLLLGVIEACLTLAFSADLKETLTYSLLVALLVFARLPQDRQQKV; this is translated from the coding sequence GTGCTGGCGCTTTACCTGGCCCAGGCCGTAAACTCCGGGTTGGCGCTGGGGGCTGTCTACGGGCTCATGGCCCTGGGCTTTTCCCTGGTCTACAACTCGAGCCGGCTTATCAATTTCGCCCAGGGGGAACTTCTCCTCCTGGGCGGATTGGTCTTGTACAGCCTTTCCCAGGCCCTCGAACTGGGGCCTGTCACCGCGCTTCTGGCCACCGGCGTCTTCGGTTTCGTTCTAGGCCAGGTTCTCTACGCCACCACCCTGGGAATGACGCTCACGGCCCAACCGCTCCGCCAGCTCATGCTCACCGTGGCGGCAAGCCTGGTCTGGCAGGGTGCGGCCATTCTCATTTGGGGGAAGAACCCTCTCAAGCTCGAACAGTTCGTCGTTCTCCCGCCCTTCCGCCTGGGTGCATTCTTTCTTAGCGCCAACACCGTCACGTCCCTGGTTTTGGCAGTGGCCAGCGTGGCCACGCTGTCCGCTTTTCTTACCCTTACGCGCACAGGAAGGGCCATCCGGGCCGTGTCGATGAACGCCCTAGCCGCCAGGCTTCAGGGGGTGAACCCGGTGAGGGCCCAGGCCCTGTCCTTCGCCCTGTCCGGAATGCTCGCGGCCCTGGCTGCCATGGCCATAGGTCCCCAGACCATGCTGCGCTACGACATGGGCTTCGGGCTTGGCCTCAAGGGATTCGTGGCGGCCACGTTGGGCGGCTATTCCTCCCTCTCACGGGTGTTTGCCGGAGGCCTGCTTCTTGGCGTCATTGAGGCATGCCTGACACTGGCCTTCTCGGCGGATCTCAAGGAAACCCTCACCTACAGTCTGCTGGTTGCATTGCTGGTGTTCGCCCGGCTGCCCCAGGACAGGCAACAGAAGGTCTAG